A section of the Falco biarmicus isolate bFalBia1 chromosome 3, bFalBia1.pri, whole genome shotgun sequence genome encodes:
- the AGO3 gene encoding protein argonaute-3 gives MEIGSAGPVGAQPLLMVPRRPGYGTMGKPIKLLANCFQVEIPKIDVYLYEVDIKPDKCPRRVNREVVDSMVQHFKVTIFGDRRPVYDGKRSLYTANPLPVATTGVDLDVTLPGEGGKDRPFKVSIKFVSRVSWHLLHEVLTGRTLPEPLELDKPISTNPVHAVDVVLRHLPSMKYTPVGRSFFSAPEGYDHPLGGGREVWFGFHQSVRPAMWKMMLNIDVSATAFYKAQPVIQFMCEVLDIHNIDEQPRPLTDSHRVKFTKEIKGLKVEVTHCGTMRRKYRVCNVTRRPASHQTFPLQLENGQTVERTVAQYFREKYNLQLKYPHLPCLQVGQEQKHTYLPLEVCNIVAGQRCIKKLTDNQTSTMIKATARSAPDRQEEISRLVRSANYDADPFVQEFQFKVRDEMAHVTGRVLPAPMLQYGGRNRTVATPSHGVWDMRGKQFHTGVEIKMWAIACFATQRQCREEILKGFTDQLRKISKDAGMPIQGQPCFCKYAQGADSVEPMFRHLKNTYSGLQLIIVILPGKTPVYAEVKRVGDTLLGMATQCVQVKNVIKTSPQTLSNLCLKINVKLGGINNILVPHQRPSVFQQPVIFLGADVTHPPAGDGKKPSIAAVVGSMDAHPSRYCATVRVQRPRQEIIQDLASMVRELLIQFYKSTRFKPTRIIFYRDGVSEGQFRQVLYYELLAIREACISLEKDYQPGITYIVVQKRHHTRLFCADRTERVGRSGNIPAGTTVDTDITHPYEFDFYLCSHAGIQGTSRPSHYHVLWDDNCFTADELQLLTYQLCHTYVRCTRSVSIPAPAYYAHLVAFRARYHLVDKEHDSAEGSHVSGQSNGRDPQALAKAVQIHQDTLRTMYFA, from the exons ATGGAAATCGGCAGCGCAG gaCCCGTCGGGGCACAGCCCCTACTCATGGTGCCCAGACGTCCTGGCTATGGCACCATGGGCAAACCCATTAAACTGCTGGCCAACTGCTTCCAAGTTGAAATCCCAAAGATTGATGTCTACCTCTATGAGGTGGATATCAAACCAGATAAGTGTCCTCGGAGGGTGAACAG GGAGGTGGTGGACTCAATGGTGCAGCATTTTAAAGTGACAATATTTGGGGACCGTAGACCGGTTTATGATGGGAAAAGAAGCCTCTATACAGCCAATCCGCTTCCTGTGGCCACTACTGGG GTGGATTTGGATGTGACATTGCCGGGAGAAGGTGGAAAAGATCGTCCCTTCAAAGTGTCAATAAAGTTTGTTTCTCGGGTGAGCTGGCACTTGCTGCATGAAGTTTTGACGGGAAGAACCTTGCCTGAGCCGCTGGAACTAGACAAACCTATCAGCACTAACCCTGTTCACGCTGTCGATGTGGTGCTACGACACCTACCCTCCATGAA GTATACCCCTGTGGGCCGCTCCTTTTTCTCAGCTCCAGAAGGATATGATCACCCCTTGGGTGGGGGTAGGGAGGTCTGGTTTGGATTCCATCAGTCTGTTCGGCCTGCCATGTGGAAGATGATGCTCAATATCGATG TTTCTGCCACTGCCTTCTACAAAGCACAACCTGTAATTCAGTTTATGTGTGAAGTTCTTGACATTCATAATATTGATGAACAACCAAGACCTCTGACTGATTCTCATCGGGTAAAATTCACCAAAGAGATAAAGG GTCTAAAGGTAGAAGTCACTCACTGTGGAACGATGAGAAGGAAATACCGTGTTTGTAATGTAACAAGAAGACCTGCAAGTCATCAAAC ctttcctttgcaGTTAGAAAATGGCCAGACTGTGGAGAGAACAGTAGcacagtatttcagagagaaataCAACCTCCAGCTGAAATACCCTCATCTTCCTTGCCTACAAGTGGgacaagaacagaaacacaCCTACCTGCCTTTAGAA GTATGTAATATTGTAGCTGGCCAGCGGTGTATCAAGAAGCTAACGGACAATCAGACATCAACTATGATAAAGGCCACAGCGAGATCTGCTCCAGATAGGCAGGAGGAAATAAGCAGATTG GTGAGAAGTGCAAATTATGATGCAGATCCATTTGTTCAAGAGTTCCAGTTCAAAGTCCGGGATGAGATGGCCCATGTGACGGGGCGTGTGCTTCCAGCTCCCATGTTGCAGTATGGAGGACGG aatCGAACAGTGGCAACCCCAAGCCATGGAGTATGGGACATGCGAGGGAAGCAGTTTCACACTGGTGTTGAGATCAAAATGTGGGCTATAGCTTGCTTTGCAACACAGAGACAatgcagagaagaaatattGAA GGGTTTTACAGACCAGCTGCGCAAGATCTCCAAGGACGCGGGGATGCCGATCCAAGGCCAGCCCTGCTTCTGTAAATACGCCCAGGGTGCAGACAGTGTGGAGCCCATGTTTCGACACCTCAAGAACACCTATTCGGGGCTTCAGCTCATCATTGTCATCCTGCCAGGGAAAACACCGGTGTATG CGGAGGTGAAGCGTGTGGGAGATACGCTGTTGGGAATGGCCACACAGTGCGTTCAAGTCAAGAATGTCATTAAAACATCTCCGCAGACCCTATCAAATCTGTGCCTGAAGATTAATGTTAAACTAGGAGGAATCAACAACATCCTTGTACCTCATCAACG accTTCTGTGTTCCAGCAGCCAGTGATCTTTTTGGGAGCTGATGTCACTCACCCTCCTGCTGGAGATGGAAAGAAGCCTTCCATCGCTGCT GTTGTAGGTAGTATGGATGCTCATCCAAGCCGATACTGTGCCACAGTGAGAGTTCAGCGACCCCGGCAGGAGATCATCCAAGATCTAGCCTCCATGGTGAGAGAACTTCTCATCCAGTTCTACAAGTCAACACGGTTCAAGCCCACACGTATCATCTTCTACAGGGACGGGGTCTCTGAAGGACAGTTTCGACAG GTTTTGTATTATGAACTGCTAGCTATTAGAGAAGCCTGCATCAGTTTGGAGAAGGATTACCAGCCTGGAATAACCTATATTGTGGTGCAGAAGCGACATCATACACGTTTGTTCTGTGCTGACAGAACAGAAAGG GTTGGACGAAGTGGCAATATTCCAGCTGGAACAACTGTAGATACAGACATTACACACCCATATGAGTTTGATTTTTACCTCTGTAGCCATGCTGGAATACAG GGTACCAGCCGTCCCTCACACTATCATGTTTTGTGGGATGATAACTGTTTTACTGCAGATGAACTTCAGCTGCTGACTTACCAGCTCTGCCACACATATGTGCGCTGTACACGATCAGTTTCTATACCTGCACCAGCGTATTATGCTCACCTGGTAGCATTCAGAGCACGATACCATCTTGTGGACAAAGAACATGACAG tgcTGAAGGAAGCCATGTTTCAGGACAAAGCAATGGGAGAGATCCACAGGCCCTCGCGAAGGCTGTACAGATTCACCAAGACACCTTACGCACGATGTACTTCGCTTAA